In the Pelomicrobium methylotrophicum genome, TTGCCGCGGCTCCAGAGCGCCACATTCTTGGAACCCTTCCGTGCCAAGGGGCGTTTTACTGGGCTGTTGTCGTCCGTTCCGGTCTACGTCGTGACGAACGACAAGGTAGGCCTTTTGGGGGCTTCCCGGCGGGCGGCGGCGCTGGCGCGAGCCGTGCGCCAGCCGCCGGCTTAATCTTCCGGAATGGTCAGCACGCGCCCCAGCGGCTCCAGATCATAGCCCTTGAGGGCAGCCGCCACGGTGGCCATCTCCGGCCCCCGCAGGATGTCCAGGAAGGCCTGAAACAGGTGGCGGAAGTAGACCGCCTTCGGAAGCACCAGATCGAAGCACTCCCAGCCCAGCGACAGGAACGAGAGCCCGAACTCGCTTGCGGCGCCGTGAACGCCGGGTGCACAGTCCACTTGGCCTTGGGCCACCAGCGCCGCTGCATGACGCTCCGACAGCGCCCGGGCGGCCACGTTCTGACCGGACAGCCCCAGTGCCCGTTCCGCCAGTTGCGTCTCCAAAAAGTGTTGGGAACCGGCCCCCTCCTGGCGCAGCGCCCAGCGGACACCAGGTCGCAACAGCGCTTCCAGCTCGGTCACCCCGGCCACGGCTGAGCCCAGCAGGATACCTTGCTCGCGGCGCGCCATCCGCACCAGCGTCCACGCCCGGTATCCGGGATAGGTGCGCACGAGTTGGGGATGACGCCGGTCGGCAGCGGCGGCGGGTCCCCAGTGGATGGCTGCCACGTGGGCCCGGCGCTGGGCCAACAGCGCCAGGCCCAGCCGGGTCCCGGTGGGGCTGACGGTCACCAGGGCCGACGCTTCCATCCGGCTGGCAAGAAAAGCAACGGCAGCGGCCAGCAGCGGATCGTCGCTGCCCGCGATCACCAGGCGGTCGGTGAGCACGCCGCCATGGGCCGACTCCAACAGCCATTCGTCCACGAGCCGCCGCGGAAAGAGCCATTTGCCGGCGGCCTTGGTGGCGGGTATCGCGCTGTCCTTGACAAGGGCGTAGATCTTCTTTTCATTGAGGTGGAGGTATTCAGCCACCTCCTTCACCGTCAGGTAGGCTTGGGCCTGTCCCACGTCGTTCACGGGCCCACCCTCTGTTCGGACTCGCTGAGCTCCTCCGGGGTGTTGATGTTGCGGAAGGCCTCCGCTTCGTCGTCGAAGGGGACCTCGATCACCCGGAGGGAGGCGTACCACGCGTCGATTTTGCGGCCGCCGCCTGCCAGGTATTGCCCCAGGTGGTCCTTGAGCGCCCGGCGGCACAGGCAGAACACCGGGTGCGGCTGGTCGAAGGTTCTGGCTACCGCCAGGTCGGCGCCGCTCGCTTCCAGGGCGGCGCGCAGACGGCTGACCAGGTCCGGAGGCAAAAACGGCGAATCGCACGGGACCGTGGCCACCAAAGGGTGCGAGGCCTCGCCCAGGCCCCGGTGCAAACCGGCCAGCGGCCCCGCGAAGCCGTCCACCAGATCGGGGATGACGCGGTAGCCGAAGCGAGCGTACTGGTCCAGGTTCTGGTTGGCGTTGACCAGGATCTCGTCCACTTGAGGCGCGAAGCGTTCCAGCACCCACTGCGCCAGCGGCTTGCCTTTGAGCGGCCGCAGGCCTTTGTCGACGCCCCCCATGCGCCTCGCCTTCCCACCGGCGAGGAGGACCCCGGTGACTTTCACCTCTTCACGAACCTCTCTCGCCCGGTGAACAACAGGTAATGCTTGCCCGTTGCTCGGCCGATCATGGTGATGCCCACCTTCCGGGCGATCTCGTAGCCCATCTGCGTGAGGCCTGAACGGGAAACGAGGAAGGGAATCCCCATCTGGGCGCACTTGATCACCATCTCGGAAGTGAGCCGTCCCGTGGTGTAGAAGATCTTGTCGGCGCCCTCCAGCCGGTCCAGCCACATCATTCCCGCGATGGCGTCCACCGCGTTGTGCCGGCCCACGTCCTCCACGAACATGAGGATGTCGGCGCCCTTGGCCAGGGCGCAGCCGTGGACAGCGCCGGCTTGCTTGTAAATGGACTCGTAGCGGCGGACGTTGTCCAGGAGTCCATAGAGGGTTTCTTCGGTCAGCGTGACATCGGTCGGCAGCCGCACCTGGTCGATCTCTTCCATCAGGTCGCCGAATACCGTGCCTTGGCCGCAACCGGTGGTGACGGTGCGCTTGTCCATCTTCTCGTCGATGGCGCCAAGCCCCCCTCGTGTCGTCACGGCCACCGCTTCAGTCTCCCAGTCGACCTGCACCGCCACGATGTCCTCGATGCTTTTCACCAGCCGCTGATTGCGCAGGTAGCCGATGGCGAGCGCTTCGGGAGCGCCGCCCAGGGTCATGAGGGTCACGATCTCGCGCTTGTCCACGTACAGGGTCAGGGGATGCTCCCCGGCGATGGGGGTCGGCAGCTCCTCCCCGCGCTCGTTGACGGCAGTAATGGTGTAGGTGGCAGGACGGGCCGCGTTGGTGAGCTGGGGACGGTAGGGTGCGTCCACCGGTCAGCCCCCCGTCACCGACATGAAGCGGATCACCTTGGGCTTGGCCTGGAACAAATTGAAATCGTGGCCGCGGGGCTTAATACCCATGGCATCGATGATCGCTTGGCGCACCGGCTGATCGTCGTCGGGATGGGCACGCAGCAGCGGCAGCAGGTTGGTCGAGTCGTTCTGCCCCAGGCACGGGAAGAGTTCTCCCGTGCAGGTGATGCGTACCCGGTTGCAGGCTGCGCAGAAGTTGTGAGAATGGGGCGAGATGAAGCCCACCTTGGTCCGGGTGCCCGGAATGCGCCAATAGCGGGCCGGCCCGCCGGTCGTCTCGGTGCTGGAGACCAGCTCGAAGCGGCTTTCGAGGAGCGCCAGCGCGTCGTCGGAGCTATAGTAAGTGTGGAGGCGCGAATGGCCCACGTCCCCCAGCGGCATCTCCTCGATGAAGGCGATGTCGATTTCGTGGTCGACGGCGAACTGAACCAGGTCACAGAATTCGTCGTCGTTGACGCCCCGGATCATCACCGTGTTGAGCTTGATGCCCGCAAAGCCGGCCTCCTTGGCCGCCGCGATGCCACGCAGCACTTTGTTGAGGTCTCCAACCCGGGTGATGCGCTTGAACTTGTCGGGATCGAGGCTGTCCAGGCTCACGTTCACCCGACGCACGCCGGCCTCCACCAGAGGCCGGGCGAAGCGCTCCAGCTGGGAGCCGTTGGTGGTCAGGACCAGTTCCTTCAGGCCCTCGAGCCGCCCCAGTTGCTGGAAAAGCCATAGCACGTTCTTGCGCACGAGGGGCTCGCCGCCGGTGATCCGGATTTTGGTCACGCCCAAGTCCACGAACACCCGTGCCAGCCGCAGGCACTCTTCCAGCGACAGCACCTGCTGGCGGGGGAGGAACGTCATCTCCTCGGCCATGCAGTAGGTGCAGCGGAAATCGCAGCGGTCGGTGACCGAGAGGCGAATGTAGCTGACCGTGCGGCCGAACTTGTCTACCAGCTGGCTTGTCCTGGGCTTCTGGCTCATTTCGATCCTCGCTCCTGGAGAGACGGTTCCGGTTTCCCGATGCAAGGGTTGTGCCGGGGCCGCACGCGGAATAGTTGAAAATTATTACAAAATCTCCGATGGACACTCAAGGCATTCGACTCGATTGGTTTCGATCCGTTCGACGTTGAAGCAGGAGCGCGGAACCGGCACAATCAAGCCGATGCCTCTATACTAAACGATCGTTGGGAGAACCATGCGGCCAGAAACCCTGCCGGTGGCAGTCATCATGGAGCGGTTGCGCTTGGATAACCCCTGGTGCTCGGCCAAGTGGCAGGCTATCGGGGTGGTGGAGGATGGTGCCCCCCCGGGGACGCCGCCGCGGGTGATCTTCGAGGACGAGAAGTGCCGGCGCGTTCTCCATACGGGATTCACCCTCGAGCTGTACCGGGACGAGGCGGAGAATTACTGGCTCAACGTATCGGCCACGGAGCCCCGCGTTTTCGTCCTGTGGCGCTATGACGACCAGGGCGAGGCGTGCCCTGCCTTTGTCACGGTGAGCTACGGGGAGGCCGCGCGCTGGATGGACGCCGACGAGCAGGTGGACGGCGTGCCGATGCCACCGGAGATTTACCGCTGGGTGGGTGAATACGTGGAAGCCCACTACCGGCCAGACCCGGAAGCGCGCAAACAGCGCCGGTACGCGTCGAGCAGATTGGAGCACCATGCGAAATTCAGACCAGGCTGATCCTCCCCTTTCCAGGAAGGAGCCGGTCCCCGGCACGCGGTCGGAGGAGGAACCGTTCCTTGCCCGGTGGTCGCGGCTCAAGCGCGAGTCCCGGGCCGCCCCGCCGTCGGCGCCGCGCTCCGGCCCGCCGCAGCCGGTGGAGGACAAGCCGCCAGAACTACCGCCCTTGGACAGTCTCACGTTCGATTCGGATTTCAGGGCGTTCCTGCACCCCAAAGTGGAGGAGGGGCTGCGGCGGGCGGCCCTCAAGAAGCTCTTCAGCGATCCCCGTTTCAACGTGATGGACGGGCTCGACGTCTATATTGAGGACTACAACAAATTCGAGCCGTTGGAGCCCGAACTGTTGGCCAAATTGACCCACACCGTGGAGCATCTCGTGCGCTCCCAGACCACCGAGGAAGGGTCGATGGAAGCTGAAGCCCGAGTGCAGCCCGGACCGGAGCTCCTTCCGCCGTCTCCGGCGCAGCCATCCGCTTCCCAGGTCGAGGGAGCGTGCGAGAAGGCTCCGTGCCAAGAAGAAGGCGGAGCGCCTGCTGCCTCCTCCCCCTCGGAAGAGCAGGCCCAGATCCCCTCCGGCCGGGCTTGAGGTCGGGAAGGGGGGCCCCTTCGTCAAGCCGAAGGGCAATGTCATTTTCTCACCTTTCTTGTCGTTATTTTCTTCTTTTTCCTGGTTCGGGGATTGCTAAACATACCCAGAGTTTGACGATGTGGATCGTGGCCGAACGAAGATAACCCATTGAGATGCCGTTAAACGATAAGGCGATCCGGGTCTGTAGCTGCAATGGCACGATGACCGTGGATGGGTCATCCCTTGCCAAGGCATTGCAGTTGGAGTCCTCGCTCACGGTCCACAGCCAACTTTGCCGCCGGCAGATCGGTGAGGTGGAGGCGGCTTTGCGCAGCGGCCGAGAAACGGTGGTGGCCTGTACGCAAGAAGCGCCTCTTTTTACCGAGGTGGCGGCAAGCCTCGACGCCCAAGTCCCGGTCCGGTTCGTCAACCTCCGAGAGACCGCGGGCTGGTCCAGAGAAGGCCGGGCAGCCGGTCCCAAAATGGCCGCCTTGCTGGCCGCGGCCATGGTACCCGATCCCGAGCCGGTGCCGCGGGTCACCTATAAATCCGGCGGGCGCCTTTTAATCATCGGCCAGGGGGCTGCGTGCGTGGGCTGGGCTGATCGCCTGGCGGATCAGCTCGACGTGAGCGTGCTCATCTCCAGCGTCTCGGGTGGGGGGGACTTGGGTCCCGAGCGCCGGTATCCGGTGTTTTCCGGTCGTGTCAAGCACATCCGGGGCTACCTGGGCGCCTTCGAGGTCCAGTGGGAGCAGGTAAATCCCATTGACCTGGAAGTCTGTACGCGGTGCGGGGCCTGTATCCGGGCCTGTCCTGAACGCGCCATCGATTTCAGCTACCAGATCGATCTGGACCGGTGCAAGGCCCATCGCCAATGTGTGGCGGCGTGCGGGGACATCCGGGCGGTCGACTTCGAGCGGGCGGAGCGGGATCGCTCGGAGACCTACGACCTCATCTTGGATCTTTCGGATCCTCCCTATTTTCGGATCCCGCAACCGCCGCAGGGCTATTTCGCGCCCGGTCGGGATCCGCTGGATCAGGCGCTGGCGGTGCAGCAACTCGTCCGGATGGTGGGCGAGTTTGAGAAACCGAAGTTTTTCGTCTACAGAGAAAGTATCTGCGCCCATGGCCGCTCGAAAATAGTCGGGTGCACGAAATGCATCGGCGTCTGTTCCACGGCGGCCATCTCCGAGGAGGGGGACTACGTCAAGGTCGAGCCTCACCTGTGCATGGGGTGCGGCGGGTGCGCGACGGTGTGTCCCTCCGGCGCCATGCGATATGCCTATCCCCGGGTAGCGGACATGGGGGCGAGGCTGCGTGCCATTTTGCAAACTTATCTTCGGGCGGGAGGAAAGGACCCCTGTATCCTTTTCCACAACCCCACCGATGGGCGCGAACGGCTGCTTAACCTGGGACGCCGCGGCCGGGGATTGCCTGCCCGCGTGATTCCGGTCGAGACCTTCCATGTCGCTTCCGTGGGGTTGGACTTGATGCTGGGCAGCATCGCCCTCGGCGCCAGTCAAGTAGTGGTGCTGAGCGCTGGCAGCGAGGCGGCTGACTATGTTGTCGCGCTGCGGCAGCAGATGGCCTTCGGCCAAGAGATCCTCCACGGGCTCGGCTACGCGGGCACCCATCTGCAGGTGGTGGAGGCTGCCGATGAGGAAGCGTTGGAAGAGGTTCTTTGGAACCTTCCTCCAGCCAGGAGCTGTCCCCCTGCCACCTTCAACCTGTCCGACGACAAGCGCACGACGCTGGACTTCGCCTTCGACCATCTCGCCAAACACGCACCTCGCCGAGCAAGCGTCATCGCGCTATCGGCGGGAGCCCCTTACGGCGAGGTGCGGGTCGACAAGGAACGCTGCACCTTATGCATGGCCTGCGTCGGCGCCTGTCCGGAGAGCGCGCTGCTGGACGGCAAAGAACTGCCGCAGCTCAAGTTCATCGAGTCCAATTGCGTGCAATGCGGCCTGTGCGCCAAGACCTGCCCGGAGGACGCCATCACCCTGGCGCCCCGGCTGCTGCTTTCCCAGGAAGCCAAGGAGCCGCGGATTCTCAACGAGGCCGAGCCCTTCCACTGCGTGAAATGCGGCAAGCCTTTCGCCACCAAGCGGATGATCGACAACATGACGGCAAAGCTCGGCTCCCATTCCATGTTCTCGGAAGCGGGGGCGCTCACCCGGTTGCAGATGTGCGCTGACTGCCGGGTGATCGACCTCATGCAAGGCGAGAAGCCAGTATCCATCTTCGAGGTGACGCGATGAACGCAGGCGCAATGCGCGCGGAAGTCGGGGCGTCCCTGGCGCCGGAAGACTTGGCGCGGGCCGACATGTACGCGCTGCTGTCGAACCTGTTCTACGCGCCGCCGTCGCGGGAGTTGCTCGCCCTGGTGGCGGAATCCGAGCCCGAGTTGGGCGGCGAGGGGGCGGGCCCGTTCGCATCGGCGTGGCGGAGCTTCAAGGCGGCCGCCAAAGGAGCGGATCCAGAGCGGGTTCGCGAAGAGTTTGAAACCTTGTTCTACGGCGTCGGGCGGCCCAAGGTCATGGTGTTCGGGTCGTATTACCTGGCGGGTTTCATGATGGAAAAGCCGCTTGCCGCGCTGCGCGACGATCTGGCCGCCCTGGGTTTCTCGCGCAAGCTCACCGCAGGGGAGCCGGAGGATCACATCGCCGCGCTGTGCGACGTGATGCGGTTGCTCATCCTTTCCGGGGCCGAGCTGGAGACCCAGAAGAGGTTTTTCTTCACTCACCTGAAGTCCTGGTATCCGAAGCTCGCGGACAGCCTCGCGCGGACCGAAGAGGCCGATTTCTTCAAGCACGTGGGCAGGCTGGCTGCAGCGTTTTTCGATATTGAAGTTGCTTCGTTTG is a window encoding:
- a CDS encoding helix-turn-helix transcriptional regulator, yielding MNDVGQAQAYLTVKEVAEYLHLNEKKIYALVKDSAIPATKAAGKWLFPRRLVDEWLLESAHGGVLTDRLVIAGSDDPLLAAAVAFLASRMEASALVTVSPTGTRLGLALLAQRRAHVAAIHWGPAAAADRRHPQLVRTYPGYRAWTLVRMARREQGILLGSAVAGVTELEALLRPGVRWALRQEGAGSQHFLETQLAERALGLSGQNVAARALSERHAAALVAQGQVDCAPGVHGAASEFGLSFLSLGWECFDLVLPKAVYFRHLFQAFLDILRGPEMATVAAALKGYDLEPLGRVLTIPED
- the mobA gene encoding molybdenum cofactor guanylyltransferase MobA → MKVTGVLLAGGKARRMGGVDKGLRPLKGKPLAQWVLERFAPQVDEILVNANQNLDQYARFGYRVIPDLVDGFAGPLAGLHRGLGEASHPLVATVPCDSPFLPPDLVSRLRAALEASGADLAVARTFDQPHPVFCLCRRALKDHLGQYLAGGGRKIDAWYASLRVIEVPFDDEAEAFRNINTPEELSESEQRVGP
- a CDS encoding formate dehydrogenase accessory sulfurtransferase FdhD, which encodes MDAPYRPQLTNAARPATYTITAVNERGEELPTPIAGEHPLTLYVDKREIVTLMTLGGAPEALAIGYLRNQRLVKSIEDIVAVQVDWETEAVAVTTRGGLGAIDEKMDKRTVTTGCGQGTVFGDLMEEIDQVRLPTDVTLTEETLYGLLDNVRRYESIYKQAGAVHGCALAKGADILMFVEDVGRHNAVDAIAGMMWLDRLEGADKIFYTTGRLTSEMVIKCAQMGIPFLVSRSGLTQMGYEIARKVGITMIGRATGKHYLLFTGRERFVKR
- the moaA gene encoding GTP 3',8-cyclase MoaA — encoded protein: MSQKPRTSQLVDKFGRTVSYIRLSVTDRCDFRCTYCMAEEMTFLPRQQVLSLEECLRLARVFVDLGVTKIRITGGEPLVRKNVLWLFQQLGRLEGLKELVLTTNGSQLERFARPLVEAGVRRVNVSLDSLDPDKFKRITRVGDLNKVLRGIAAAKEAGFAGIKLNTVMIRGVNDDEFCDLVQFAVDHEIDIAFIEEMPLGDVGHSRLHTYYSSDDALALLESRFELVSSTETTGGPARYWRIPGTRTKVGFISPHSHNFCAACNRVRITCTGELFPCLGQNDSTNLLPLLRAHPDDDQPVRQAIIDAMGIKPRGHDFNLFQAKPKVIRFMSVTGG
- a CDS encoding DUF3305 domain-containing protein, with product MRPETLPVAVIMERLRLDNPWCSAKWQAIGVVEDGAPPGTPPRVIFEDEKCRRVLHTGFTLELYRDEAENYWLNVSATEPRVFVLWRYDDQGEACPAFVTVSYGEAARWMDADEQVDGVPMPPEIYRWVGEYVEAHYRPDPEARKQRRYASSRLEHHAKFRPG
- a CDS encoding DUF3306 domain-containing protein — protein: MRNSDQADPPLSRKEPVPGTRSEEEPFLARWSRLKRESRAAPPSAPRSGPPQPVEDKPPELPPLDSLTFDSDFRAFLHPKVEEGLRRAALKKLFSDPRFNVMDGLDVYIEDYNKFEPLEPELLAKLTHTVEHLVRSQTTEEGSMEAEARVQPGPELLPPSPAQPSASQVEGACEKAPCQEEGGAPAASSPSEEQAQIPSGRA
- a CDS encoding 4Fe-4S binding protein — translated: MTVDGSSLAKALQLESSLTVHSQLCRRQIGEVEAALRSGRETVVACTQEAPLFTEVAASLDAQVPVRFVNLRETAGWSREGRAAGPKMAALLAAAMVPDPEPVPRVTYKSGGRLLIIGQGAACVGWADRLADQLDVSVLISSVSGGGDLGPERRYPVFSGRVKHIRGYLGAFEVQWEQVNPIDLEVCTRCGACIRACPERAIDFSYQIDLDRCKAHRQCVAACGDIRAVDFERAERDRSETYDLILDLSDPPYFRIPQPPQGYFAPGRDPLDQALAVQQLVRMVGEFEKPKFFVYRESICAHGRSKIVGCTKCIGVCSTAAISEEGDYVKVEPHLCMGCGGCATVCPSGAMRYAYPRVADMGARLRAILQTYLRAGGKDPCILFHNPTDGRERLLNLGRRGRGLPARVIPVETFHVASVGLDLMLGSIALGASQVVVLSAGSEAADYVVALRQQMAFGQEILHGLGYAGTHLQVVEAADEEALEEVLWNLPPARSCPPATFNLSDDKRTTLDFAFDHLAKHAPRRASVIALSAGAPYGEVRVDKERCTLCMACVGACPESALLDGKELPQLKFIESNCVQCGLCAKTCPEDAITLAPRLLLSQEAKEPRILNEAEPFHCVKCGKPFATKRMIDNMTAKLGSHSMFSEAGALTRLQMCADCRVIDLMQGEKPVSIFEVTR
- a CDS encoding TorD/DmsD family molecular chaperone, giving the protein MNAGAMRAEVGASLAPEDLARADMYALLSNLFYAPPSRELLALVAESEPELGGEGAGPFASAWRSFKAAAKGADPERVREEFETLFYGVGRPKVMVFGSYYLAGFMMEKPLAALRDDLAALGFSRKLTAGEPEDHIAALCDVMRLLILSGAELETQKRFFFTHLKSWYPKLADSLARTEEADFFKHVGRLAAAFFDIEVASFDIAD